One Brevibacillus choshinensis genomic window carries:
- a CDS encoding response regulator transcription factor produces MYKVLLVEDERIIREGLKTLIEKVTTGFAVVAEAEDGKEALHYLRTEMPDLIVTDIRMREIDGLAMISKIREMYEELPIIIISGYGDFQYAQKALKHKVSDYLLKPIDRIELVGTLERIRQSLERKKWGAEAEEQSPKEERQIIRKVKAFIQDHTDGDLRLQTLADFVHLNPIYLSQLFKAQTGENVSDYVTRMRMKRAKQLLRETSLKIYDISRLVGYQSPKHFMIVFKKEVGMTPGGYRDQAPADEDL; encoded by the coding sequence ATGTACAAAGTCTTGCTAGTGGAGGATGAGCGGATCATTCGGGAAGGGCTGAAGACCTTGATCGAAAAGGTGACCACCGGATTTGCGGTCGTGGCGGAGGCGGAGGACGGAAAAGAAGCGCTGCACTATTTGCGCACCGAAATGCCCGACTTGATCGTCACGGATATTCGGATGAGAGAAATCGATGGTCTGGCGATGATCAGCAAAATTCGTGAAATGTACGAAGAGCTTCCGATCATCATCATCAGCGGGTATGGAGATTTCCAGTATGCGCAAAAAGCACTCAAGCACAAAGTGTCGGATTATCTGCTCAAGCCAATCGACCGGATCGAGCTGGTGGGCACGCTGGAGAGAATCCGGCAATCCCTGGAGCGTAAAAAATGGGGGGCGGAAGCAGAGGAGCAATCGCCAAAGGAAGAGAGGCAGATCATTCGCAAAGTAAAAGCTTTCATCCAAGATCATACGGATGGCGACCTGCGCTTGCAGACTCTGGCTGATTTCGTGCATCTCAATCCCATTTACCTCAGTCAGCTGTTCAAGGCACAGACGGGAGAAAACGTCTCCGATTACGTCACGAGGATGCGGATGAAACGGGCCAAGCAGCTGCTCAGAGAGACAAGCCTCAAGATTTACGACATTTCTCGTCTGGTAGGGTATCAGAGCCCCAAGCATTTCATGATCGTGTTCAAAAAAGAAGTGGGGATGACCCCTGGGGGGTATCGCGATCAGGCACCAGCAGATGAAGATCTTTAA
- a CDS encoding ABC transporter substrate-binding protein, producing MKKAACLALSILLAAFTFVGCSNKPAASSDPAAGTNEPVELSFLTWGNQAHLDLYQKLIDKFTQTHPNIKVKLESVPFPDYQQKVTVLAAGQELPDIGWVSERMVPQFMANGILEDVTDLGQDASFKMDDFIGSTLELFKKDDKLYGIPFSTPPSVMFYNKDLIEKAGLQSPNDLAKEGKWTWEEFEKTAKAITSGTGASKIYGANFFRDWKTWILLSSYAWSNGSGPFNKEMTQFTWNDQYGTETLSMLQRMMFTDGSHPKAGEQVSFESGKIGMFFDVYSYVSKARAIKDFKWDIAPMPSGSQGSAPMLGQAGYSIFKGTKHLQETKEFLKFIASEEGVQATSAYFVPPRTSVLNSDLFLNQPGNPDPAHIKQAVIDEMPKAHFQPGHVEWQKIDNAILAGFDQLFGQTAQPVDIMKSMEEKINPILKK from the coding sequence ATGAAAAAGGCCGCATGTTTGGCATTATCGATTCTTTTGGCAGCGTTTACTTTTGTGGGCTGCAGCAATAAGCCGGCAGCTTCCAGCGATCCGGCAGCTGGCACCAACGAGCCCGTCGAGCTTTCCTTTTTGACATGGGGCAATCAGGCTCACCTCGATTTGTACCAAAAGCTGATCGATAAATTCACGCAGACGCACCCGAACATCAAGGTGAAGCTCGAGTCCGTTCCTTTCCCGGATTATCAGCAAAAGGTAACGGTTCTGGCAGCTGGTCAGGAATTGCCGGACATCGGTTGGGTATCCGAGCGCATGGTTCCCCAATTCATGGCGAATGGCATTCTTGAGGACGTCACGGATCTGGGGCAGGACGCCAGCTTCAAAATGGATGACTTCATTGGGTCCACGCTGGAGCTGTTCAAAAAAGATGACAAGCTTTACGGAATCCCATTTTCCACCCCTCCGAGCGTCATGTTCTACAACAAGGACCTGATCGAAAAGGCAGGACTGCAGTCCCCGAACGATCTGGCCAAGGAAGGAAAGTGGACGTGGGAAGAATTTGAAAAGACGGCGAAGGCCATCACGAGCGGAACGGGCGCCAGCAAGATTTACGGGGCGAATTTCTTCCGTGACTGGAAAACGTGGATCCTGCTTTCCTCGTACGCATGGTCGAATGGCAGCGGTCCCTTCAACAAAGAAATGACCCAATTCACGTGGAATGATCAGTACGGCACTGAGACGCTCAGCATGCTGCAGCGCATGATGTTCACTGATGGCTCGCATCCAAAGGCAGGAGAGCAGGTGAGCTTTGAGTCTGGCAAAATCGGGATGTTCTTCGATGTGTACAGCTACGTCTCCAAGGCGCGTGCGATCAAGGACTTCAAATGGGATATCGCCCCGATGCCGTCCGGTTCGCAGGGCTCTGCTCCGATGCTCGGCCAGGCAGGGTACTCCATCTTCAAGGGCACCAAGCATCTGCAGGAAACCAAAGAATTCCTCAAGTTCATCGCCAGTGAAGAAGGGGTCCAGGCGACATCGGCCTACTTTGTGCCGCCGCGCACGTCCGTACTCAATTCCGATCTGTTCCTGAACCAGCCGGGCAATCCGGATCCGGCCCACATCAAGCAAGCGGTGATCGATGAAATGCCAAAAGCGCACTTCCAGCCTGGTCATGTGGAGTGGCAAAAGATCGATAATGCCATCCTCGCCGGCTTTGACCAGCTGTTTGGCCAAACCGCGCAGCCAGTGGATATCATGAAATCGATGGAAGAGAAGATCAACCCGATTTTGAAGAAATAA